From one Sulfurimonas sp. HSL-3221 genomic stretch:
- the rpmC gene encoding 50S ribosomal protein L29, giving the protein MKYTDLAEKTSAELSAMLKEKKTELFTLRLKQKTMQLQNTSELRNVRKDIARINTALSAAK; this is encoded by the coding sequence ATGAAGTATACTGATTTGGCAGAGAAGACTTCAGCGGAACTGAGCGCAATGCTCAAAGAGAAGAAGACTGAGCTCTTCACGCTGAGACTGAAGCAAAAAACGATGCAACTGCAGAACACGAGCGAGCTGCGCAACGTGCGCAAAGATATCGCCCGTATCAACACTGCGCTCAGCGCAGCGAAGTAA
- the rplP gene encoding 50S ribosomal protein L16: MLMPKRMKFRKYMKGRNRGKARSGYKLAFGDIAFKAVEAGRINSRQIEAARIAATRHIKRQGKIWIRVFPDKPLTAKPLEVRMGKGKGAIDQWVMNIKPGRIIFEMGGVEESLAREALTLAMHKLPFKTKIVTAEMDNEVY; encoded by the coding sequence ATGTTGATGCCAAAAAGAATGAAATTCCGCAAGTACATGAAAGGTCGCAACCGCGGTAAAGCGCGTAGCGGCTACAAACTTGCGTTCGGCGATATCGCGTTCAAAGCGGTTGAAGCGGGTCGTATTAACTCCCGTCAGATCGAAGCGGCGCGTATCGCGGCAACCCGTCACATCAAGCGCCAGGGTAAGATCTGGATCCGTGTTTTCCCGGACAAGCCGCTTACTGCGAAACCGCTTGAAGTACGTATGGGTAAAGGTAAAGGTGCGATCGACCAGTGGGTTATGAACATTAAACCGGGTCGTATCATCTTCGAAATGGGTGGCGTTGAAGAGTCTCTGGCACGCGAAGCGCTGACGCTTGCGATGCACAAGCTGCCATTCAAAACGAAAATTGTAACGGCGGAGATGGACAATGAAGTATACTGA
- the rpsC gene encoding 30S ribosomal protein S3: protein MGQKVNPIGFRLGINRNWESRWYPNFKNAPANLGEDHKIRTFLKKELYYAGVNNIIIERTVKRLRVTIVAARPGIIIGKKGADIEKLKTKLQNLIGKDIAVNIKEEKKSMIAAQLVAENVATQLERRVAFRRAMKKVMQNAQRAGAKGIRIAVAGRLGGAEMARTEWYREGRVPLHTLRAKIDYGFAEAHTTYGIIGIKVWIFKGEVLSKGIQPEPKEEDKRERRGRAPRKAD, encoded by the coding sequence ATGGGTCAGAAAGTCAATCCGATCGGATTCCGTCTGGGCATCAACCGTAACTGGGAGTCCCGCTGGTATCCGAATTTCAAAAACGCACCGGCCAACCTGGGCGAAGACCACAAAATCCGTACTTTCCTGAAAAAGGAACTCTACTATGCAGGTGTGAACAACATCATCATCGAGCGTACGGTTAAGCGTCTGCGCGTCACGATCGTCGCAGCACGCCCGGGTATCATCATCGGTAAAAAAGGTGCTGATATCGAGAAGCTCAAAACAAAGCTTCAGAACCTGATCGGCAAAGACATTGCCGTCAACATTAAAGAAGAGAAAAAGTCGATGATCGCGGCGCAGCTTGTTGCTGAGAACGTTGCGACACAGCTGGAGCGCCGTGTTGCGTTCCGCCGTGCGATGAAGAAAGTAATGCAGAATGCACAGCGTGCCGGTGCCAAGGGTATCCGTATCGCCGTCGCAGGCCGCCTCGGTGGTGCTGAAATGGCACGTACCGAGTGGTACCGCGAAGGTCGCGTGCCGCTGCATACGCTCCGTGCCAAGATCGATTACGGTTTTGCCGAAGCGCATACAACCTACGGCATCATCGGTATCAAGGTCTGGATCTTCAAAGGTGAAGTCCTCTCCAAAGGTATCCAGCCGGAACCTAAAGAAGAAGATAAGCGTGAGCGCCGCGGTCGTGCTCCGAGAAAGGCGGATTAA
- the rplV gene encoding 50S ribosomal protein L22 yields the protein MARALLKFIRVSPTKSRLIAREIQGMNAEEAIAALEFTPNKAAKIISKVVASAVANSGNDASDCVITSCRVDNGPVLKRFRPRARGMASGIRKPTAHILVEVEGK from the coding sequence ATGGCAAGAGCACTGTTGAAATTTATCCGCGTCTCTCCGACGAAGTCTCGCCTTATCGCACGTGAAATCCAGGGCATGAACGCTGAAGAAGCGATCGCTGCACTGGAGTTCACGCCGAACAAAGCGGCGAAGATCATCTCCAAAGTCGTCGCATCGGCTGTCGCGAACAGCGGCAACGATGCCAGCGACTGTGTGATCACTTCTTGCCGTGTTGACAACGGTCCGGTTCTCAAACGCTTCCGTCCGCGTGCTCGCGGTATGGCAAGCGGGATCCGCAAACCGACGGCACACATCTTAGTAGAAGTAGAGGGTAAATAA
- the rpsS gene encoding 30S ribosomal protein S19 gives MARSVKKGPFVDDHLMKKVLAAKEAKSNKPIKTWSRRSVILPDMIGLTLNVHNGRQFVPVYVTENHIGYKLGEFAPTRTFKGHKGSVQRKG, from the coding sequence ATGGCACGTTCAGTAAAAAAAGGTCCGTTCGTAGACGACCATTTGATGAAAAAAGTGCTCGCAGCCAAAGAAGCGAAGAGCAATAAGCCTATCAAGACATGGTCACGCCGCAGCGTGATCCTGCCGGATATGATCGGTCTGACACTCAACGTCCACAACGGACGCCAGTTTGTACCGGTCTACGTGACAGAGAACCACATCGGCTACAAGCTCGGTGAGTTCGCTCCGACACGTACATTCAAGGGCCACAAGGGCTCTGTACAGAGAAAAGGGTAA
- the rplB gene encoding 50S ribosomal protein L2 — protein MAIKTYRPITPSRRFYTNIDSGDITAKASVRSLLVKLPAHAGRNNNGRITSRHKQGGAKKLYRIIDFKRNKFGIPGKVAAIEYDPYRNCRIALINYADGEKRYILQPKGLNVGDMVAAAVEGLDIKPGNAMKLKSIPVGTTVHNVELKPGKGAQMVRSAGTSAQIMGRDGKYVSLRLPSGEMRYVLGECMATIGTVGNEEYSNIVFAKAGRTRHMGIRPQTRGSAMNPIDHPHGGGEGKTNSGRHPVTPWGKPTKGAKTRRKKASDKLIITRRKKG, from the coding sequence ATGGCAATTAAAACATACAGACCAATTACCCCGAGTCGCCGTTTCTATACGAACATCGACTCCGGTGACATCACAGCAAAGGCATCTGTCCGCTCTCTGCTGGTCAAGCTGCCGGCACACGCTGGTCGTAACAACAACGGACGCATCACGTCCCGCCACAAGCAGGGCGGTGCGAAGAAGCTCTATCGTATCATCGATTTCAAACGCAACAAGTTCGGTATCCCGGGCAAAGTTGCCGCGATCGAGTACGACCCGTACCGTAACTGCCGTATCGCGCTTATCAACTATGCAGACGGTGAAAAGCGTTACATCCTTCAGCCGAAGGGCCTGAATGTCGGTGACATGGTTGCAGCAGCAGTCGAAGGCCTCGACATCAAGCCGGGCAACGCGATGAAGCTCAAAAGCATTCCGGTCGGTACTACCGTCCACAATGTCGAGCTCAAGCCGGGCAAAGGTGCACAGATGGTCCGCTCTGCCGGTACATCTGCTCAGATCATGGGTCGTGACGGCAAGTACGTCTCCCTGCGTCTGCCTTCCGGTGAAATGCGCTACGTCCTCGGCGAGTGTATGGCGACGATCGGTACTGTCGGTAACGAAGAGTACAGCAACATCGTCTTCGCGAAAGCCGGTCGTACACGCCACATGGGTATCCGCCCGCAGACGCGCGGTTCCGCGATGAACCCGATTGACCACCCGCACGGTGGTGGTGAAGGTAAAACAAACTCCGGTCGTCACCCGGTTACTCCGTGGGGTAAACCGACCAAGGGTGCGAAAACGCGTCGTAAAAAAGCGAGCGATAAGCTTATTATCACTCGTCGTAAGAAAGGTTAA
- a CDS encoding 50S ribosomal protein L23, translating into MADITDIKSIVYTEKTLGLQEEGVVVVQTSPRMTKTGLKEVFREYFGVIPTRINSLNQSGKTKRFRGVMGKQNDYKKFYVKLPEGAAIESMAV; encoded by the coding sequence ATGGCTGATATTACAGATATTAAATCAATCGTTTACACTGAGAAAACGCTTGGTCTGCAGGAAGAGGGTGTTGTCGTTGTTCAGACATCCCCGCGCATGACCAAAACCGGTCTCAAAGAGGTGTTCCGTGAGTACTTCGGTGTCATCCCGACACGTATCAACTCACTGAACCAAAGCGGTAAGACAAAACGCTTCCGCGGTGTCATGGGCAAGCAGAACGACTATAAAAAGTTTTATGTCAAGCTGCCTGAGGGCGCAGCAATCGAATCGATGGCGGTGTAA
- the rplD gene encoding 50S ribosomal protein L4: MSAIVLNENFEKASELALPESFSGINPHNLYLYVKAYQAGLRADTASAKTRSEMRGGGKKPWAQKGRGGARAGSRRSPVWVGGAVVHGPNTGRNYDQKVNKKQKKLALNFALDALAAEGKLFIVDSIEIASGKTKDAKAMFDKLGVRDALLVKSIVDENTFLAFRNIQSTYLVEENELNAFLASAYRAVVIEKAVWENLTKES; the protein is encoded by the coding sequence ATGAGCGCTATCGTATTGAATGAAAATTTTGAAAAAGCGTCCGAGCTTGCACTGCCGGAAAGCTTTTCAGGAATCAACCCGCACAACCTCTACCTGTATGTGAAAGCATACCAGGCGGGTCTGCGTGCTGATACAGCTTCTGCGAAGACTCGTTCCGAGATGCGCGGCGGCGGTAAGAAGCCGTGGGCACAGAAGGGCCGCGGTGGTGCGCGTGCCGGTTCACGCCGTTCCCCGGTATGGGTCGGTGGTGCCGTCGTTCACGGGCCGAACACAGGCCGTAACTACGACCAGAAAGTCAACAAGAAGCAGAAGAAGCTTGCGCTGAACTTTGCCCTTGACGCTCTGGCGGCAGAAGGCAAACTCTTCATCGTTGATTCGATCGAGATCGCGTCAGGCAAAACGAAAGATGCCAAGGCAATGTTTGACAAGCTGGGTGTCCGCGATGCACTGCTCGTCAAGTCCATCGTTGATGAGAACACGTTCCTGGCCTTCCGTAACATCCAGTCAACTTACCTGGTTGAAGAGAATGAACTGAATGCATTCCTGGCATCAGCATACCGCGCAGTCGTTATCGAAAAAGCGGTATGGGAAAATCTGACAAAAGAGAGCTAA
- the rplC gene encoding 50S ribosomal protein L3 gives MEYIVEKIGMSRTISVPSTPVTLLKVKEAKVCEVENGRAIVAYNDGKKMNKSIEGQQKKYDLPKEFNRFVTLTVSNTEAGDLETASLGEAKVVKASFNTKGRGYSGVMKRWNFAGGPAAHGSRFHRRPGSIGNCEWPGRVQPGRKMAGQYGNTQVTVKNEVISYDAENGILVVAGSIPGANGAMGRVKVVK, from the coding sequence ATGGAATATATTGTTGAAAAAATCGGTATGAGCCGTACTATCAGCGTTCCGAGCACTCCGGTAACGCTTCTGAAAGTCAAAGAGGCAAAGGTCTGCGAAGTCGAGAACGGCCGCGCGATCGTTGCATACAATGACGGCAAAAAGATGAACAAGTCAATCGAAGGTCAGCAGAAGAAATACGACCTGCCGAAAGAGTTCAACCGTTTCGTGACACTGACTGTCAGTAACACGGAAGCCGGTGACCTTGAAACTGCTTCCCTGGGTGAAGCGAAAGTGGTCAAAGCCTCTTTCAACACGAAGGGTCGCGGTTACAGCGGTGTTATGAAGCGCTGGAACTTTGCAGGGGGTCCTGCAGCACACGGTTCACGCTTCCACCGCCGTCCGGGTTCTATCGGTAACTGTGAGTGGCCGGGCCGCGTCCAGCCGGGCCGCAAAATGGCCGGTCAGTACGGTAACACGCAAGTCACCGTCAAAAACGAAGTGATTTCTTACGACGCAGAAAACGGCATCCTCGTTGTCGCGGGTTCTATCCCGGGCGCTAACGGTGCAATGGGTCGTGTAAAGGTTGTTAAATGA
- the rpsJ gene encoding 30S ribosomal protein S10 has translation MEKIRLKLRAYDHRVLDRSVSSIVEAVKRTGAEIRGPIPLPTKIRKYTVLKSVHVNKDSREQFEIRMHARLIDIVSATPDTVDSLMKLDLAPEVDVEVRSMDK, from the coding sequence ATGGAAAAGATTCGTTTGAAACTGAGAGCGTACGATCACCGTGTACTGGATCGTTCGGTTAGTTCTATTGTAGAAGCTGTAAAGCGTACGGGCGCGGAAATCCGCGGTCCGATTCCGCTTCCGACAAAAATCCGTAAATATACGGTTCTTAAGTCCGTTCACGTCAACAAAGACAGCCGTGAGCAGTTCGAGATCCGTATGCACGCCCGTCTGATCGACATCGTCTCCGCTACGCCGGACACGGTCGACTCTCTGATGAAACTTGATCTGGCGCCGGAAGTGGACGTAGAAGTCCGCTCGATGGATAAGTAA
- a CDS encoding ATP-binding protein, with protein MTELLEKFYRQDLHAGGYVERKFSPPEHSFYLSGIPLSGKSMLIKHYLLQKKKASYLYIDCSDIRIDTERFNAQIRSFCNTHEIATLVLDNYRPELLLPSVAQLILIGREAPEAEGFPHYRLFPLDFEEFLAFERKYDESALNDFLQLGGLPVMHKTPSEERHPLLQRAFKEALGDIGFDLMLLAARLHTLKVSAFMLYERLKSERKISKDMLYRHYASMLSEGYLHAVAKFDHPRATKKLYLCDIALKNALVFQKHFGRLFENMVLTELAKHHSEVFYEEQIDFYLPESNRVILCMPFGTKEILFKKIEQAEAFIVTHGVQRVEVVTMSSESSLHHPFVEAEMIPFAQWALGEEE; from the coding sequence ATGACCGAACTGCTGGAAAAATTCTACCGCCAGGACCTCCATGCCGGCGGATACGTCGAACGCAAATTCTCCCCGCCGGAGCACTCCTTCTACCTCAGCGGCATCCCCCTCAGCGGCAAGAGCATGCTTATCAAGCACTATCTGCTGCAAAAGAAGAAAGCGTCCTACCTCTACATCGACTGCAGCGATATCCGCATCGACACGGAGCGCTTCAACGCCCAGATACGCTCGTTTTGCAATACCCACGAGATCGCCACCCTCGTGCTGGACAACTACCGGCCGGAGCTGCTGCTCCCCTCGGTCGCACAACTGATCCTGATCGGCCGTGAGGCCCCCGAAGCCGAGGGGTTTCCCCACTACCGTCTCTTCCCCCTCGATTTCGAGGAGTTCCTGGCATTCGAGCGCAAATACGATGAAAGCGCCCTCAATGACTTCTTGCAGCTGGGAGGGCTGCCGGTCATGCACAAAACCCCCTCCGAAGAGCGCCACCCCCTGCTGCAGCGCGCCTTCAAGGAGGCCCTGGGCGACATCGGTTTCGACCTGATGCTGCTGGCCGCGCGCCTGCACACCCTGAAGGTTTCCGCCTTCATGCTCTACGAACGGCTCAAGAGCGAACGCAAAATCTCCAAGGACATGCTCTACCGCCACTATGCCAGCATGCTCTCCGAGGGGTACCTGCACGCCGTGGCGAAGTTTGACCACCCCCGGGCGACCAAGAAGCTCTATCTCTGCGACATCGCGCTAAAAAACGCCCTGGTGTTCCAGAAGCACTTCGGGCGCCTGTTCGAGAATATGGTGCTGACCGAACTCGCCAAGCACCACAGCGAGGTGTTTTACGAGGAGCAGATCGATTTCTACCTTCCCGAAAGCAACCGCGTCATTCTCTGCATGCCCTTCGGGACCAAGGAGATCCTTTTCAAAAAGATCGAGCAGGCCGAAGCTTTCATCGTCACCCACGGCGTGCAGAGGGTCGAGGTCGTCACAATGAGCAGCGAGTCCTCCCTGCACCACCCCTTCGTCGAGGCGGAGATGATCCCCTTCGCGCAGTGGGCGCTGGGCGAAGAGGAGTAG
- a CDS encoding putative bifunctional diguanylate cyclase/phosphodiesterase, with product MKGISLLHLSKHFDKADDFRRRLLRLLYENLSGAAIVIWFNASLFIYILWPVANQTQLAVWYALMTGVTLLRYLDTRRFFRQEIPQYDTWYRRLFIGVLFSALLWGSIPLLFFTEVTPTYQMFIIIIIIGMSAGALSTLAADLRLSFIYLFSLLVPLAYRLLDEGSPIFVASFVLLLAFIAVVLHTAQEFHRSLVESYRTLELYQNTKDRLGKSEKRLQMMFDQTPIGIFYYDTDLFIVDVNRALCHFLQAQRKELIGLSLRNLPDQRPLQGAYRDGDYTRHAVYEGPYHTKLRGLDLWIKVEFIPIVDDRGKMVGGMAMFTDKTQEQTAMKQAKFLSLHDPLTQLPNRELLKERIRQLLKEDRRLARFSALLFLDLDRFKHINDTAGHLVGDRLLIESAKRLDELLRESDTLSRLGGDEFVILLPLIATDEDGTVRHAFQVAEKIHDALRRPFHIEGHQLYTSCSIGITTLESAPEDIDEVLRRADTAMYQAKADGRDRTRFYDPEMDQKARDYLRTQRRLRHAIETGGFTLVYQPIAHITTDNVIAAEALLRWHDEIGNEIPPAHFIPVAEESGLIKAIGEWIINEACRQISAWQKEGLFCLDYVSINISPRQLIEGDFADLVAENIRRHGIAPESLRLEITETALIENFDKTKRLIDTLNAQGVKFIIDDFGTGYSSLSYLKQFAFSALKIDQSFIRDILHDPKDATLVRAIIDIARQFDYQVIAEGVEEDAQRKMLRENDDAIAYQGYLCSQAETAGVFEKHLHRKCG from the coding sequence ATGAAGGGCATTTCACTTCTGCACCTCTCCAAACATTTCGACAAAGCCGATGACTTCCGGAGGCGCTTGCTGCGCCTGCTCTATGAAAACCTCTCCGGCGCCGCCATCGTCATCTGGTTCAATGCCTCGCTTTTCATCTACATCCTGTGGCCCGTAGCCAACCAGACACAGCTGGCGGTCTGGTACGCCCTCATGACGGGGGTCACACTCCTGCGCTACCTGGACACCCGCCGTTTTTTCCGCCAGGAAATCCCCCAATACGACACATGGTATCGGCGGCTCTTTATAGGCGTCCTCTTCTCCGCACTCCTCTGGGGGAGCATTCCGCTGCTTTTCTTCACCGAGGTCACTCCCACTTACCAGATGTTCATCATTATCATCATCATCGGGATGAGTGCCGGGGCGCTCAGCACCCTCGCGGCGGACCTGCGCCTCTCCTTCATCTATCTGTTCAGTCTGCTGGTCCCGCTGGCCTATCGTCTGCTCGACGAGGGTTCCCCGATCTTTGTCGCCTCATTTGTCCTTCTCCTCGCCTTTATCGCCGTCGTGCTGCATACGGCCCAGGAGTTCCACCGCAGCCTTGTCGAAAGCTACCGCACCCTGGAGCTCTACCAGAACACCAAAGACCGGCTCGGCAAAAGCGAGAAGCGGCTGCAGATGATGTTCGATCAGACGCCGATCGGCATCTTCTACTACGATACGGACCTCTTTATCGTCGACGTCAACCGCGCCCTGTGCCACTTCCTCCAGGCGCAGCGCAAGGAGCTGATCGGTCTCAGTCTCCGGAATCTTCCCGATCAGCGCCCGCTCCAGGGGGCCTACCGTGACGGCGACTACACACGCCATGCCGTGTATGAGGGTCCCTACCACACCAAACTGCGCGGCCTGGATCTCTGGATCAAAGTGGAATTCATCCCCATCGTCGACGACCGGGGCAAAATGGTCGGCGGCATGGCGATGTTCACCGACAAGACCCAGGAACAGACGGCGATGAAGCAGGCGAAGTTCCTCTCCCTGCACGATCCGCTCACGCAGCTGCCCAACCGGGAACTGCTCAAAGAGCGTATCCGGCAGCTGCTCAAAGAGGACCGGCGCCTTGCCCGTTTCTCGGCACTGCTCTTTCTCGACCTGGACCGCTTCAAACATATCAACGATACGGCCGGGCACCTTGTCGGCGACCGTCTGCTCATCGAATCGGCCAAGCGCCTCGACGAACTGCTGCGCGAAAGCGATACCCTCAGCCGCCTCGGGGGAGACGAGTTCGTCATCCTGCTGCCGCTGATCGCCACCGATGAGGACGGCACCGTCCGCCATGCGTTTCAGGTCGCCGAAAAAATCCATGATGCACTGCGCCGCCCCTTCCATATTGAAGGGCATCAGCTCTACACCTCCTGCAGCATCGGCATCACCACCCTTGAGAGCGCCCCCGAAGATATCGACGAGGTGCTCAGGCGCGCCGATACGGCGATGTACCAGGCCAAAGCGGACGGACGGGACCGTACCCGCTTCTACGATCCGGAAATGGACCAGAAAGCCCGCGATTACCTCCGAACGCAGCGGCGGCTCCGGCACGCGATCGAAACGGGCGGCTTCACCCTCGTTTACCAGCCCATCGCCCATATCACGACCGACAACGTCATTGCCGCCGAAGCCCTGCTGCGGTGGCATGATGAGATTGGTAACGAAATCCCGCCCGCGCACTTCATTCCGGTCGCCGAAGAGTCGGGGCTGATCAAAGCGATCGGCGAATGGATCATCAACGAGGCGTGCCGGCAGATCAGCGCCTGGCAGAAAGAGGGACTATTCTGCCTCGATTACGTCTCCATCAATATCAGTCCGCGGCAGCTGATTGAGGGCGACTTCGCCGACCTCGTTGCCGAAAACATCCGGCGCCACGGCATCGCCCCCGAATCACTGCGGCTCGAGATCACGGAGACGGCGCTGATCGAGAATTTCGACAAAACGAAAAGACTGATCGACACGCTCAATGCCCAGGGCGTCAAGTTTATCATCGACGACTTCGGCACCGGCTACTCCTCTCTCTCCTACCTCAAGCAGTTCGCCTTTTCCGCCCTCAAGATCGATCAGAGCTTCATCCGCGATATTCTGCATGACCCCAAGGATGCCACCCTGGTACGCGCCATTATCGATATCGCCCGCCAGTTTGACTACCAGGTGATCGCCGAAGGGGTCGAGGAGGATGCACAGCGCAAGATGCTGCGTGAAAACGACGACGCCATCGCCTACCAGGGTTACCTCTGCAGCCAAGCGGAAACAGCCGGGGTCTTCGAGAAACATCTGCACAGGAAGTGCGGCTAG
- a CDS encoding alkaline phosphatase PhoX, with product MKFDKTMIMLSASAAALLMLSGCTEDGSNGVDGITPNTNEATLLSFSELSAPVLDEEKSSLRATDSVTYLETGKTETIGFTKLMATADVNNGETFGLLKDHTDAAISFTDGSPYICNGTNSGDGSGLDHSSILRANGRIFMVNQFECGIGGMYGMELQQNKGTLSVKPDSMQYISQKAEFGGWVHCAGMTTPWESHLGSEEYEPDAKKIEDTLDPSTKLTGNSRFNEVTKFYWHDENNANATADNNPYFYGWIPEVTVDASVATPVFGYTKHFSMGRAAWELAYVMPDERTAYLSDDGTNVGFYMYIADAAQDLSAGTLYAAKWIQTSDEGAGKADLMWIKLGHATDAEIRTIVAGEPVFSDIFAYEAPVADACNPGYTYVNTAMGKECLQVKTGMDKAAAFLETRRYAAMKGATTEFRKEEGITFDPDHGVLFVAMSQVTKGMTDGEGDVQLSDNKCGAVYGLNINGESQAAYDTVQSKIDSNYVVSNMYGVVAGAPASYPEGSAYESYTCAVSGIANPDNVTYLAGQNILAIGEDTGYHPNDFVWAYDVVSEKMTRIISTPYGSETTSPYWERDVKGYDYLTVVTQHPFGEVSTGDVEYGLVGQATDAQKESFVGVVGPFKF from the coding sequence ATGAAGTTTGATAAAACAATGATCATGTTATCCGCCTCGGCAGCAGCACTGCTGATGCTCAGCGGCTGTACCGAAGACGGCTCCAACGGCGTTGACGGCATTACTCCGAACACGAACGAAGCGACACTGCTCTCTTTTTCAGAGCTGAGCGCTCCTGTTCTCGACGAGGAGAAGTCTTCGCTCCGTGCAACGGACAGCGTGACCTACCTCGAAACGGGCAAAACGGAGACGATCGGCTTTACGAAGCTGATGGCGACGGCCGATGTGAACAACGGCGAAACCTTCGGCCTGCTCAAAGACCATACGGACGCGGCGATCTCTTTTACCGACGGCAGCCCGTATATCTGTAACGGTACAAACAGCGGCGACGGTTCGGGTCTGGACCACTCCTCCATTCTGCGTGCCAATGGCCGTATCTTTATGGTCAACCAGTTCGAATGCGGCATCGGCGGCATGTACGGGATGGAGCTGCAGCAGAACAAGGGTACGCTCTCCGTCAAACCGGACTCCATGCAGTATATCAGCCAGAAAGCGGAGTTCGGCGGCTGGGTCCACTGTGCCGGTATGACGACGCCGTGGGAATCCCACCTCGGTTCCGAAGAGTATGAGCCCGATGCGAAAAAAATCGAGGATACGCTTGATCCTTCCACGAAGCTGACAGGCAACTCCCGCTTCAACGAGGTAACGAAGTTCTACTGGCATGACGAGAACAACGCGAACGCCACGGCGGACAACAACCCGTACTTCTACGGCTGGATCCCGGAAGTCACGGTTGACGCGTCTGTCGCGACACCGGTCTTCGGTTATACAAAACACTTCAGCATGGGCCGTGCGGCATGGGAACTTGCCTACGTCATGCCGGACGAGCGTACGGCGTACCTCTCTGATGACGGTACGAACGTCGGCTTCTACATGTACATCGCCGATGCGGCGCAGGATCTGAGCGCGGGGACGCTGTACGCGGCCAAGTGGATCCAGACGTCCGACGAAGGTGCCGGCAAAGCCGACCTGATGTGGATCAAACTGGGTCACGCGACGGATGCGGAGATCCGCACGATCGTTGCCGGCGAGCCGGTCTTCAGCGACATCTTCGCCTACGAAGCGCCTGTTGCCGATGCATGTAACCCGGGCTATACCTACGTCAACACGGCGATGGGCAAAGAGTGTCTGCAGGTCAAAACCGGTATGGACAAAGCAGCAGCATTCCTCGAAACACGTCGTTATGCAGCAATGAAGGGTGCGACGACCGAGTTCAGAAAAGAGGAGGGGATCACCTTTGACCCTGATCACGGTGTCCTGTTCGTAGCAATGAGCCAGGTCACTAAAGGGATGACGGATGGCGAGGGCGACGTTCAGCTCAGCGACAACAAGTGCGGCGCGGTTTACGGCCTGAACATCAACGGCGAAAGCCAGGCAGCCTATGATACGGTGCAGAGCAAGATCGACAGTAACTACGTCGTCAGCAACATGTACGGGGTTGTCGCAGGTGCGCCAGCAAGCTACCCGGAAGGTTCCGCCTATGAGAGCTACACTTGTGCGGTCAGCGGCATCGCCAACCCGGATAACGTCACGTACCTTGCAGGACAGAACATCCTGGCGATCGGCGAAGATACCGGCTACCACCCGAATGACTTCGTCTGGGCTTACGATGTCGTCAGCGAAAAGATGACCCGCATCATCTCCACGCCGTACGGCTCCGAGACAACGTCCCCGTACTGGGAGCGCGACGTCAAAGGGTATGACTACCTCACCGTCGTCACGCAGCACCCCTTCGGTGAAGTTTCCACCGGTGACGTAGAGTACGGCCTCGTCGGCCAGGCGACGGACGCACAGAAAGAGTCCTTCGTCGGTGTCGTCGGACCGTTCAAGTTCTGA